Proteins encoded within one genomic window of Anopheles gambiae chromosome 3, idAnoGambNW_F1_1, whole genome shotgun sequence:
- the LOC133393581 gene encoding 1-acyl-sn-glycerol-3-phosphate acyltransferase alpha-like gives MLGKLKMADKQKYSAQETIQAKLLFFPEGTRGNGDKLLPFKKGCFHVAVESQAFIQPVVISKYHFLKSKAKIFNRGKNIIKILPEVSCAGLSKDDIPALMERVQKMMQREYEQLSEESLSINNISKVH, from the exons ATGCTGGGCAAGCTGAAAATGGCGGACAAGCAGAAGTACTCGGCACAGGAGACGATACAG GCAAAGCTGCTTTTCTTCCCCGAGGGTACGCGCGGCAACGGTGACAAGCTGCTGCCATTCAAGAAGGGATGCTTCCACGTCGCCGTCGAATCGCAAGCCTTCATTCAACCGGTGGTCATTTCGAAGTACCATTTTTTGAAATCCAAAGCGAAGATCTTCAACCGAG GGAAAAATATCATCAAAATTCTACCGGAAGTGTCCTGCGCGGGCCTTTCCAAGGACGACATTCCAGCGCTGATGGAGCGGGTACAGAAGATGATGCAGCGGGAGTACGAACAGCTGTCGGAGGAGTCCCTTTCGATAAACAATATTAGTAAGGTGCATTAG